One stretch of Chryseobacterium fluminis DNA includes these proteins:
- the rhaT gene encoding L-rhamnose/proton symporter RhaT: MNALLGVFFHFLGGFSSGSFYLPYKKVKGWSWETYWLIGGIVSWIIVPPLAAFLTIPNFWEIIQNESSSILGLTFLFGALWGIGGFTYGLGVRYLGVALGSSIILGLCMVFGSLVPSIYYEFSPQSGKDNIGLMFSSQWGQFVLLGLLVCVIGIVISGKAGMMKEKELKTNSLDPHGTEVKTEYKFGLGLIVSIISGVLSACFNFGLEAGKPMAAVANEAWKLTHTGQGEFLFQNNVTYVVVLWGGMATNLIGCLYLSVKNKSYTDYKKKNVPVFTNIIFCALAGTMWFLQFFFYGMGESKMGNGPSSWILHMAFIILIANLWGVIIKEWKGVSKKTISTIVVGMAVMFISILIVGYGNSLR, from the coding sequence ATGAACGCATTATTAGGAGTTTTTTTCCATTTCCTAGGAGGTTTTTCCTCGGGAAGTTTTTATCTGCCATATAAAAAAGTTAAAGGCTGGTCTTGGGAAACCTATTGGCTGATCGGAGGGATTGTTTCCTGGATTATTGTACCGCCATTGGCTGCCTTTTTAACGATCCCGAATTTCTGGGAAATTATTCAGAACGAAAGCTCATCGATATTAGGACTTACATTTTTGTTTGGTGCCTTGTGGGGGATCGGAGGTTTCACCTATGGTTTGGGCGTTCGGTATCTCGGTGTGGCATTGGGGAGCAGTATTATTCTGGGACTTTGTATGGTGTTCGGATCCCTGGTACCCTCCATCTACTACGAATTTTCTCCGCAATCAGGAAAAGACAATATCGGCCTGATGTTTTCCAGCCAATGGGGACAGTTTGTTCTACTGGGACTTCTCGTCTGTGTGATCGGAATTGTCATCAGTGGAAAAGCAGGTATGATGAAGGAAAAAGAATTGAAGACCAATTCTTTGGATCCCCACGGAACAGAGGTGAAAACAGAATATAAATTCGGTTTAGGATTAATAGTTTCTATCATTTCAGGTGTTTTGAGTGCCTGTTTCAATTTCGGACTGGAAGCCGGAAAACCTATGGCTGCAGTAGCCAATGAAGCGTGGAAGCTGACGCACACGGGACAGGGAGAATTTCTTTTTCAGAATAATGTTACCTATGTCGTAGTTCTATGGGGCGGAATGGCAACCAATCTCATCGGTTGTCTCTATCTCTCAGTGAAAAACAAGTCGTACACCGATTATAAGAAAAAAAATGTTCCTGTATTCACTAATATTATTTTCTGTGCGTTGGCCGGAACGATGTGGTTTTTACAGTTTTTCTTCTATGGCATGGGAGAAAGTAAAATGGGAAATGGACCAAGCTCATGGATCCTGCACATGGCATTTATTATCTTAATCGCCAATTTGTGGGGCGTTATTATCAAAGAATGGAAAGGCGTTTCGAAAAAAACTATTTCTACCATTGTCGTAGGGATGGCCGTGATGTTTATTTCTATTCTGATCGTAGGGTATGGAAACTCTCTCCGATAG
- a CDS encoding SusC/RagA family TonB-linked outer membrane protein, translating into MSLKITNRNLKPLIAPLFLLASGFVFGQTQIKDTAKTGTKEIDEVVVIGYGKVKKSDLTGSVSSVSAKELAATPAMNALQALQGRAAGLNIVTAGGAPGATANVTVRGGSSITQSSDPLYIVDGFQLDNALNVINPNDIESIDILKGASAIAIYGARGSNGIIVIKTKSGKKGRTIINYNTFMSFDMLSKKLDMVSNSEQFVKYQYELAQLQGKTTQWSNAFDNSLGTDIPGFYAGAYQRIADRYGSAYALDWQEQMLGGTGVTQNHNVNVSAGNDKTQAFISYNYNKQEGLLQNYSETRNSLRANINSELYKGVRVDFNTMFTNNSVNGGGSYSGMKKILLQPINGGTLFTQDQLFNTQTFPDYSALDSGFDTENPFIETQASTSNKRTRTFVANAGIEFDFLKNFTWRTAGQYSWINSKSTSFSDQNSRAFLTDPVNTGINGNIANAETFRYQITNTLTYNKTFGEKHKINALLGNEIWYEESEGSSMRLTRFPYPNFGLDDIANATVADKNTDRSSNSLLSYFARANYNYDNRYLITATIRADGSSKFAEGSRWGYFPSVAGAWRVSQESFWQDHKINKIVNDFKFRIEYGVTGNNGVSNNLWRTNVLLTDYPMNNTQGLPAYVTGTNWGNRPLQWEELRTTNIGVDLAFFNNRIKLTSEWYYNNVSKMLFESLLPVSTGYSRQYQNIGSMRNRGMEFTLNTVNIKSENFRWTTDLNISFNKSKVLSLENGQLNKTFSVGGSRTGMVTYYATVGQELGDMYGYVYQGVYTTDDFTQNPDGSLSLKAGVVKPSSGTPKPGDMKFAADNEAGDQFTRKMQKIGNGTPDFFGGISNNFSYKGFDLAVFMKFSVGNDIYNATKQSLSPYAMFQNVPSEFGNNYYHLIDPNTGQATTNLVRLKELNPNEGSSLWSLSNTNTANIAYPSSYYVEDGSFLRISQVTLGYSLPKDFLNKVMLTNARIYFTINNLATITGYSGYDPEVAAASGVTVTPGYDSSTFPRSRSYVLGLNLTF; encoded by the coding sequence ATGTCTTTAAAAATTACAAATAGGAATTTAAAGCCATTAATTGCCCCTTTATTTCTGCTTGCATCTGGTTTTGTCTTTGGACAAACACAAATTAAAGATACTGCAAAAACAGGAACGAAAGAGATCGATGAGGTGGTGGTTATCGGCTATGGGAAAGTAAAGAAATCTGATCTTACAGGTTCCGTATCTTCCGTTTCTGCAAAAGAACTGGCTGCCACACCGGCGATGAATGCCTTGCAGGCGTTACAGGGAAGAGCGGCAGGTCTGAATATCGTTACGGCAGGCGGTGCTCCCGGAGCTACGGCAAACGTCACGGTAAGGGGAGGCTCTTCCATCACCCAGAGTTCGGATCCGCTTTATATTGTAGATGGTTTCCAGCTGGATAACGCATTGAATGTAATTAATCCTAACGATATTGAAAGTATCGATATTCTCAAAGGTGCTTCCGCCATTGCCATTTACGGAGCCCGTGGCTCAAACGGAATTATTGTAATTAAAACCAAAAGCGGGAAAAAAGGAAGAACGATTATCAATTACAATACTTTCATGTCATTCGACATGCTTTCCAAAAAACTGGATATGGTTTCCAATTCAGAACAGTTTGTAAAATACCAGTACGAGCTGGCACAGCTGCAGGGAAAAACAACACAGTGGAGTAACGCTTTTGATAATAGCCTGGGAACGGATATCCCTGGATTCTATGCAGGAGCATACCAGAGAATAGCAGACCGCTACGGATCCGCGTATGCCTTAGACTGGCAGGAACAGATGCTGGGCGGAACCGGGGTGACGCAGAATCACAACGTTAATGTCTCTGCAGGAAATGACAAGACACAGGCATTCATCAGTTATAATTATAATAAGCAGGAAGGACTTCTCCAGAATTACAGCGAAACAAGAAACTCATTACGTGCCAATATCAATTCAGAATTATATAAAGGCGTAAGAGTAGACTTCAATACCATGTTTACCAATAATTCTGTAAACGGCGGAGGGTCTTATTCCGGAATGAAAAAGATCCTTCTTCAGCCTATTAACGGGGGAACACTATTTACACAGGATCAACTGTTCAATACGCAGACCTTTCCTGATTATTCAGCCCTGGATTCCGGATTTGACACAGAAAATCCATTCATAGAAACCCAGGCGTCAACATCCAACAAACGCACCCGGACATTCGTAGCCAATGCAGGGATCGAATTTGATTTCCTGAAAAACTTTACCTGGAGAACAGCTGGACAGTACAGCTGGATCAACAGCAAGTCTACTTCATTTTCAGACCAGAATTCAAGAGCCTTCCTTACGGATCCTGTAAATACAGGAATCAACGGGAATATAGCCAATGCAGAAACGTTCCGGTACCAGATTACCAATACATTAACGTACAATAAAACGTTCGGGGAAAAACATAAAATAAATGCTCTACTCGGAAACGAAATATGGTACGAAGAGTCAGAAGGAAGCAGCATGAGACTTACCCGATTTCCTTATCCTAACTTCGGACTGGATGATATCGCAAATGCTACCGTTGCCGATAAAAATACAGACCGATCCAGCAACAGCTTGCTTTCCTATTTTGCCCGTGCCAATTATAACTATGACAACCGTTATTTAATTACGGCAACCATACGTGCGGACGGTTCTTCAAAATTTGCAGAAGGCTCACGCTGGGGATACTTTCCGTCAGTCGCAGGAGCATGGCGTGTTTCACAGGAAAGTTTCTGGCAGGATCACAAGATCAATAAAATTGTCAACGATTTTAAATTCAGGATAGAATACGGGGTTACGGGAAACAATGGTGTTTCGAATAATTTATGGAGAACCAATGTTTTGCTTACCGATTATCCGATGAATAATACACAGGGACTGCCTGCCTACGTTACCGGTACAAACTGGGGGAACCGTCCTCTTCAGTGGGAGGAACTCAGAACCACCAATATCGGGGTAGACCTCGCATTTTTTAACAACAGGATCAAGCTGACTTCCGAATGGTATTACAACAATGTCAGCAAAATGCTGTTTGAAAGTCTTCTTCCTGTTTCTACAGGATATTCGAGACAGTACCAGAATATCGGTTCTATGAGAAACAGAGGGATGGAATTTACGCTGAATACGGTAAATATCAAATCCGAAAATTTCAGATGGACGACCGATCTCAATATCTCATTCAACAAATCTAAAGTTCTCTCTCTTGAAAACGGACAGCTGAACAAAACATTCAGTGTCGGAGGAAGCAGGACGGGAATGGTAACGTATTATGCGACCGTAGGACAGGAATTGGGAGATATGTACGGATATGTTTATCAGGGCGTGTACACCACCGATGATTTTACCCAGAATCCGGACGGATCATTAAGTTTAAAAGCAGGGGTCGTAAAACCTTCTTCGGGAACCCCTAAACCCGGGGATATGAAATTTGCTGCTGACAATGAAGCCGGAGATCAGTTCACCAGAAAAATGCAGAAAATAGGAAACGGAACTCCCGACTTTTTCGGAGGAATCAGCAATAATTTCTCTTACAAAGGTTTTGATCTAGCCGTATTTATGAAGTTCAGCGTGGGTAATGATATTTATAATGCTACCAAGCAAAGTTTAAGTCCGTATGCCATGTTCCAGAATGTACCATCAGAATTCGGAAACAATTACTATCATTTAATAGATCCGAATACCGGGCAGGCCACTACAAACCTGGTAAGATTAAAAGAATTAAATCCAAACGAAGGATCAAGCCTTTGGAGTTTAAGCAATACCAACACGGCGAATATCGCTTATCCTTCATCATATTACGTAGAAGACGGCTCTTTTCTGAGGATTTCACAGGTTACCCTGGGATATTCTCTTCCTAAAGACTTTTTAAATAAAGTAATGTTAACCAACGCACGGATCTATTTTACAATTAATAATTTAGCAACCATTACGGGATATTCAGGGTATGATCCGGAAGTTGCGGCTGCAAGCGGTGTAACGGTAACTCCCGGGTACGACAGCTCTACTTTTCCCCGCTCAAGAAGCTATGTGCTTGGTCTTAACTTAACTTTTTAA
- a CDS encoding bifunctional aldolase/short-chain dehydrogenase, whose protein sequence is MEKVKTFKYVDYLWDENKASALGNDQVALFLYRSNILGADLRITNYGGGNTSCKTIEKDPLTNEEVEVMWVKGSGGDIGTLTRKGIAGLYTERLRNLKNVYQGLEDEDRMVGLFNHCIFDLESKAPSIDTPLHGLLPFKHIDHLHPDALIAVAAAKDSEKITKEIWGDTMGWVPWQRPGFDLGLQLEKCLNDNPGIRGIVLGSHGLFTWGDTSYECYINSLEVIEMASEYIASKIEENGQVFGGQKVEALHTVDRKIKAAQIMPLLRGLASSESRMVGHFTDSDTVLEYINSNDLERLAPMGTSCPDHFLRTKIQPLILSLSPNEDLSDSASILEKLTPLFEKYREEYKEYYETCKHPNSPAMRDPNPVIIIYPGVGMFSFSKDKQTTRVASEFYVNAINVMRGAEAISEYTSLPRQEAFDIEYWLLEEAKLQRMPKEKPLSRKIAVVTGAGGGIGQAIADKMVQEGAVVVFTDLNQEALASVTAKYSKDQAVGVSCDVTSEQAIANAFKETVLAFGGVDIIVHSAGLAISKSLEDTTTKDWDLLEDVLVKGQFLMVKNGVEIIKKQGLGGDIVNIASKNGLVAGPNNVAYGTAKAAQQHMTRLLAAELAADKIRVNVVNPDGVIVGSKIWEGSWAEGRAKANGISVEELPAFYAKRNLLNEIILPEDIANGVFACVAILDKSTGNIINVDGGMANAFPR, encoded by the coding sequence ATGGAAAAAGTAAAAACATTCAAATACGTAGACTACCTATGGGATGAAAACAAAGCATCGGCTTTAGGAAACGATCAGGTTGCTTTATTTTTATACCGCTCAAATATTCTCGGGGCAGACTTAAGAATCACCAATTACGGAGGAGGAAATACCAGTTGTAAAACCATCGAAAAAGACCCTTTAACCAACGAAGAAGTGGAGGTAATGTGGGTGAAAGGTTCAGGAGGTGATATCGGAACACTGACAAGAAAAGGCATCGCAGGATTATATACAGAAAGACTACGGAATTTAAAAAATGTTTACCAGGGATTAGAAGATGAAGACAGAATGGTAGGTTTGTTCAATCACTGTATTTTTGATCTGGAAAGCAAAGCACCTTCTATCGATACGCCTCTTCACGGGCTTCTTCCATTCAAACATATCGATCACCTTCACCCGGATGCTTTGATAGCTGTAGCTGCTGCTAAAGACAGTGAAAAAATTACCAAAGAAATCTGGGGAGATACGATGGGCTGGGTGCCATGGCAACGTCCGGGTTTCGATTTAGGACTACAGTTAGAAAAATGTCTGAACGATAATCCGGGAATCCGCGGAATCGTTCTGGGAAGTCACGGGTTATTCACCTGGGGAGATACTTCGTACGAATGTTACATCAACAGCCTTGAAGTTATCGAAATGGCTTCTGAATATATTGCCAGTAAAATAGAAGAAAACGGACAGGTGTTCGGAGGACAGAAAGTTGAAGCCCTGCATACTGTTGACCGCAAAATCAAAGCAGCACAGATCATGCCTCTACTGCGTGGTCTGGCATCTTCAGAAAGCAGAATGGTAGGGCATTTCACAGATAGTGATACCGTGCTGGAATATATTAACAGTAATGACCTGGAACGTCTGGCGCCTATGGGAACGTCTTGCCCGGACCACTTTTTACGGACAAAAATCCAGCCGCTGATTTTAAGTCTTTCCCCTAACGAAGACCTGTCAGACTCGGCATCTATTCTTGAAAAACTGACGCCCCTGTTTGAAAAATACAGAGAAGAATACAAAGAATATTACGAAACATGCAAACATCCGAACAGTCCCGCAATGCGTGATCCGAATCCGGTGATCATCATTTACCCGGGAGTAGGGATGTTCAGTTTCTCAAAAGATAAACAGACCACGCGTGTGGCCAGCGAGTTTTACGTTAATGCCATTAATGTAATGCGCGGCGCAGAAGCTATTTCTGAGTATACCTCTCTTCCGAGACAGGAAGCATTTGATATTGAATACTGGCTGCTTGAAGAAGCAAAACTCCAGAGAATGCCTAAAGAAAAGCCTCTTTCAAGAAAAATTGCGGTAGTTACAGGCGCCGGCGGTGGAATCGGACAGGCCATTGCTGATAAAATGGTTCAGGAAGGGGCTGTTGTAGTTTTTACAGACCTTAATCAGGAAGCACTGGCGTCTGTGACGGCAAAATACAGCAAAGATCAGGCAGTAGGGGTTTCTTGTGATGTGACCAGTGAGCAGGCAATCGCAAATGCCTTTAAAGAAACCGTTTTAGCTTTCGGAGGGGTAGATATTATCGTTCATTCTGCAGGACTGGCCATTTCAAAATCTCTGGAAGATACAACAACCAAAGACTGGGACCTGCTGGAAGACGTTTTGGTAAAGGGACAGTTCCTGATGGTAAAAAACGGTGTTGAAATCATTAAAAAACAAGGTTTAGGAGGAGATATCGTGAACATTGCCAGCAAAAACGGCCTGGTGGCAGGACCCAATAACGTAGCCTATGGAACTGCAAAAGCAGCCCAGCAACATATGACAAGATTACTGGCGGCAGAGCTGGCGGCGGATAAGATCCGTGTGAATGTCGTAAATCCTGACGGAGTAATCGTAGGAAGTAAAATATGGGAAGGTTCATGGGCAGAAGGCCGCGCTAAAGCAAACGGAATTTCTGTAGAAGAACTGCCTGCATTCTATGCAAAAAGAAATTTACTGAACGAAATTATTCTTCCTGAAGACATTGCCAACGGAGTTTTTGCATGTGTCGCTATTTTAGATAAAAGTACAGGAAATATCATCAATGTAGACGGAGGGATGGCCAATGCATTTCCAAGATAA
- a CDS encoding glycoside hydrolase family 88/105 protein has product MKKLLTASFFALMIGSASSCSAQKQKTALPDKKEVLEVAERTNRYFMNKWPDAGKEIVGKKVWPSNLWTRAVYYEGLMALYKVDPKKEYYDYAMEWSQKHNWDMMRGTYTRNADHQACGQTYIDLYEIDGKKNPERIKFVKASVDSMMATTKVDDWWWIDALQMSMPIFTKLGRITGDKKYFNRNYEMYAYTKYKHGGNGLYNAKDKLWWRDKSFVPPYKEPNGEDCYWSRGNGWVVAALARTLDDTPKSDPHYKEYLQDYKDLLSALLPIQRQDGFWNVSLHDPTNFGGKETTGTALFVYGMAYGINKGLIDKKTYLPVVIKAWNAIVKDSVQPNGFLGWVQGTGKEPKDGQPLSVNKEPDFEDYGLGCVLLAASEVYQLK; this is encoded by the coding sequence ATGAAAAAACTATTAACAGCCAGCTTTTTTGCTCTAATGATAGGAAGTGCTTCTTCCTGCTCGGCTCAAAAACAAAAAACGGCGCTTCCGGATAAAAAGGAAGTCCTGGAAGTAGCAGAACGGACGAACCGTTATTTTATGAATAAATGGCCGGACGCAGGAAAAGAAATCGTAGGAAAGAAAGTGTGGCCCAGTAACCTGTGGACCCGTGCAGTCTATTATGAAGGATTAATGGCTTTATATAAAGTAGATCCTAAAAAAGAATACTACGACTATGCCATGGAGTGGTCGCAAAAGCATAACTGGGATATGATGCGTGGTACTTATACCCGGAACGCCGATCACCAGGCCTGCGGACAGACGTATATTGACCTTTATGAAATAGACGGTAAAAAGAATCCGGAAAGAATAAAATTCGTGAAGGCCTCGGTAGACAGCATGATGGCTACCACAAAGGTAGATGACTGGTGGTGGATTGATGCGTTGCAGATGAGCATGCCCATTTTTACCAAGCTGGGAAGAATTACCGGTGATAAAAAGTATTTCAATAGAAATTATGAAATGTATGCATATACCAAATACAAACATGGCGGAAATGGGCTTTATAATGCGAAAGACAAGCTTTGGTGGCGGGATAAAAGCTTCGTGCCGCCATATAAAGAGCCGAATGGTGAAGACTGCTACTGGAGCCGTGGGAATGGCTGGGTTGTAGCAGCCCTGGCACGTACATTAGATGATACTCCGAAATCAGATCCTCACTATAAAGAATATCTTCAGGATTATAAAGACCTGCTGTCGGCACTGCTTCCGATCCAGAGACAAGATGGTTTCTGGAACGTAAGTTTACACGATCCAACCAATTTTGGCGGAAAAGAAACCACGGGAACGGCTTTATTTGTATACGGAATGGCGTACGGGATTAATAAAGGTCTGATTGATAAAAAAACATATTTACCGGTTGTAATCAAAGCATGGAATGCTATAGTAAAAGATTCCGTGCAGCCGAATGGCTTTTTGGGATGGGTTCAGGGTACAGGAAAAGAACCCAAAGACGGTCAGCCACTTTCTGTAAACAAAGAACCTGATTTTGAAGATTATGGCCTGGGTTGCGTTTTGCTTGCTGCAAGCGAGGTCTATCAGTTAAAATAA
- a CDS encoding RagB/SusD family nutrient uptake outer membrane protein encodes MKNTYITSGFLRKLVIIPSVFVAVSMMNSCSEDFLDQPAYNSLDTESVFNNIDTAEMFVLGCYRGLVPTEMYYQLGAGDTVIHSSEDGSTNNSKYNICNYQYDAYTPNTVTGIYSAMYAVIERTNIAVSGLSKMEASTKRDILLAEVKAIRAFCYYNLIRVYGDVPAVFKPLDEMDPNDPATLYPKRASRDEIYDRIIADLQESAATLPNFSQSGYATTERLAKQSANALLARIALYAAGYSLRWDLNTGSGAMMSRRNDNARVQQLYQIADNACGAIINGGTNSLVQAQGGKSGFEALWYNFCQRKFPVTNSEIMWQIAEYGANTNSAFGVYAHEGSRGGTYGSRKALQFVLPTYYLSFNQGDTRRDVSCTSYSVYFLNTGNASDTWVNAGTTFSCIMAGKFRMGWCVAPQAADARNLNIPILRYADVLLMYAETQNYLNGGPTAAGTAALMQVRNRAGIGSLAVPSGQQAFEAALVQERKWEFAGEFNLRTDLIRMNRLASEINATKQAMKNLSNKTGPYANTPVYRLYKLEKNAQIYGDPYLALKYIDITNPTEIATILSVPVNGNAAALQTYQTALANIVTAHGQTVSAGDKWYPTNMFQAYTSTFNGNARKAAGFLAGFNQLQIGNIIYTKPTGSAENGGTYPNWIEGGGDGLFYGFVPNKTELLPFAAASAGHPLVDNPNLTQLPGY; translated from the coding sequence ATGAAAAATACATATATAACTTCCGGGTTTTTAAGAAAATTAGTCATCATTCCCTCGGTTTTTGTTGCCGTCTCAATGATGAATTCATGCAGCGAAGATTTTCTGGATCAGCCTGCTTACAATTCATTAGATACAGAATCGGTATTTAATAATATAGATACGGCAGAGATGTTTGTTCTGGGCTGCTACAGAGGCCTGGTTCCGACGGAAATGTACTATCAGCTGGGCGCAGGGGATACCGTTATTCACTCTTCAGAAGACGGATCAACGAACAATTCGAAATACAATATCTGTAATTATCAGTATGATGCTTACACTCCCAATACGGTAACCGGGATCTATTCAGCCATGTATGCGGTGATCGAAAGAACCAATATTGCAGTCAGCGGACTGAGCAAAATGGAAGCAAGCACTAAACGTGATATTTTATTAGCTGAAGTAAAAGCGATTCGTGCTTTCTGTTATTATAATTTAATTCGTGTTTACGGAGATGTGCCGGCGGTATTCAAGCCATTGGACGAAATGGATCCGAATGATCCTGCTACACTTTATCCTAAACGTGCGTCAAGAGACGAGATCTACGACCGGATCATTGCTGATCTTCAGGAATCAGCAGCCACCTTACCTAATTTCTCGCAAAGCGGATATGCTACTACAGAACGTTTAGCCAAACAGTCCGCCAATGCATTGCTGGCAAGGATTGCCCTGTACGCAGCAGGATATTCTCTTCGCTGGGACCTCAATACCGGCAGCGGTGCGATGATGTCCCGCCGCAATGACAATGCAAGAGTTCAGCAATTATATCAGATTGCAGATAATGCCTGTGGTGCTATCATTAACGGGGGAACCAACTCGCTGGTTCAGGCGCAGGGCGGCAAAAGCGGCTTTGAGGCCCTGTGGTACAATTTCTGTCAGAGAAAATTTCCGGTGACCAATTCAGAGATCATGTGGCAGATTGCGGAGTATGGAGCCAATACCAACTCTGCCTTCGGCGTATATGCGCATGAGGGTTCCCGTGGAGGAACGTACGGATCAAGAAAAGCACTTCAGTTTGTACTTCCTACCTACTACTTATCTTTCAATCAGGGAGATACGCGTAGAGATGTTTCATGTACTTCTTACAGCGTCTATTTCCTGAACACAGGCAACGCAAGTGATACCTGGGTAAATGCCGGAACCACTTTTTCGTGTATTATGGCCGGAAAATTCAGGATGGGATGGTGTGTTGCCCCTCAGGCAGCCGATGCCCGTAATCTGAATATTCCTATCTTGAGATATGCAGATGTTTTATTAATGTATGCGGAAACTCAGAACTATTTGAACGGAGGACCAACCGCGGCAGGAACCGCAGCACTTATGCAGGTAAGAAACCGTGCAGGAATCGGATCTCTGGCAGTTCCGTCTGGACAGCAGGCCTTTGAAGCGGCCCTTGTTCAGGAGCGTAAATGGGAATTTGCGGGAGAATTTAATCTCCGTACAGATTTGATCAGAATGAATCGTCTGGCCAGTGAAATCAACGCCACGAAGCAGGCCATGAAAAACTTATCAAACAAAACCGGGCCATATGCCAACACCCCTGTTTACCGTCTTTATAAACTCGAAAAGAATGCACAGATTTATGGAGATCCGTATTTGGCATTAAAATATATCGACATTACAAATCCTACGGAAATTGCAACGATCCTAAGTGTTCCTGTTAATGGAAATGCCGCCGCTTTACAGACCTATCAGACCGCTTTGGCAAATATTGTGACCGCGCACGGACAGACGGTATCTGCGGGTGACAAATGGTATCCTACGAATATGTTCCAGGCCTATACCAGTACCTTCAACGGCAATGCAAGAAAAGCAGCAGGGTTTTTAGCAGGGTTTAATCAGTTGCAGATAGGAAATATTATTTACACCAAGCCCACAGGTTCCGCAGAAAACGGAGGAACATATCCGAACTGGATAGAAGGTGGAGGAGATGGCCTTTTCTATGGGTTTGTACCCAATAAAACAGAATTGCTGCCTTTCGCCGCTGCTTCCGCAGGACACCCATTGGTTGATAATCCGAATCTGACTCAGCTTCCGGGGTACTAA
- a CDS encoding rhamnogalacturonan acetylesterase → MKIKIAFPLVILILFFGVSFQKPQHKPVLYMIGDSTVQNGSGKGSDSLWGWGSFIGLYINSDKIDIRNHAKGGRSSRTFLTEGRWDSIMKTLKKGDYVLMQFGHNDEGELADTLRARGSIKGIGEETKEIYNPIRKINETVYTYGHYMRKYVDDTKAKGAIPIILSPVPRNNFNKDGKIEKDKYGVWANEVSKQTGTYFIDLNATVIKEYEAMGPEKVKEFFPKDHTHTNRQGAVLNAESVIKGIRTLKSCGLRKYIK, encoded by the coding sequence ATGAAAATTAAAATTGCTTTTCCGCTTGTAATTCTGATTCTGTTTTTTGGAGTTTCATTTCAAAAACCTCAGCATAAACCTGTCCTCTACATGATCGGAGATTCTACGGTGCAGAACGGTTCAGGAAAAGGATCAGATTCGCTCTGGGGCTGGGGAAGCTTTATCGGTTTATATATAAATTCAGATAAAATCGACATCCGGAATCACGCGAAAGGCGGAAGAAGCAGCCGGACATTTTTAACGGAAGGCCGGTGGGATTCGATTATGAAAACCCTAAAAAAAGGGGATTACGTCCTGATGCAGTTCGGCCATAATGACGAGGGAGAACTGGCAGATACATTGAGAGCGAGAGGTTCGATCAAAGGCATTGGGGAAGAAACAAAAGAAATATATAACCCGATCCGGAAAATAAATGAAACAGTGTATACCTATGGACATTACATGAGAAAATATGTTGATGACACGAAAGCCAAAGGAGCGATTCCCATCATTCTTTCTCCGGTTCCGAGAAATAATTTTAATAAAGACGGGAAGATTGAAAAGGATAAATACGGCGTTTGGGCAAATGAAGTCTCCAAACAAACCGGAACTTATTTTATTGATTTAAATGCGACGGTCATCAAAGAATATGAAGCTATGGGTCCTGAAAAAGTAAAAGAATTCTTCCCGAAAGATCATACGCATACCAACAGACAGGGAGCTGTTCTCAATGCAGAGTCCGTCATAAAAGGAATCAGAACACTGAAAAGTTGCGGACTGAGAAAATATATTAAATAA